In Zingiber officinale cultivar Zhangliang chromosome 1A, Zo_v1.1, whole genome shotgun sequence, the DNA window ATTCACATTCGTTGCCTAATGGtatgaattcattttttttttaatgttgttCTACTTACACTCTATGCTGTTATATTTCTGTTTGCCTTGCTTGTCTCTACGTGTCTTGCATTTAAATATGAAGGTCTTGCTAACTTAGTCAGAGTCTAACTTATATTAGGCAGACAGGTTGATACCACTTATAAAGAAATCTTACACTATGAATATGAACTTTCCTGATAAGGTATCCAATATAAATTCAGATATGCTATCAATACCTGCCTTTTTGCAAATTCTACTTTCTGTTTCCTTTTTGTACATATATTCTTCATAATGCTATTCCGGACTTTCCCTAATGATCTTTATTGAATTCATTTGTTGGAACCTTTAAGGGCAACTTAAACATACCTAAAACACGTATGACTATTGTATTGTATTCAATTGCTATTGTTGGAAACTGGTAGTGAATATTAACCCCAGAAATTTCATTGTTTACAAGATGCCACTGCTGGAAGAAATACAACATTAGGGAAGGAGAATGGGCTAAATCAAGGTGCAAATAAAGCGAATACATCATTCTCCACCACTCCTGATACAGGCAATAAATCTGCAATTTCACTATCAGGGTATGTaggatttttttcttcttttgtgtGGAGATTAGTTCTCTGTTAAGGTAGGCTGCAGTGATACCTACAATAATATAAGATGTTCTATTTCGTTACATAGGATGGACACCTGATTAATTGTGTCTGTATTAAACTTGTGTTTATCATTCATTCATCATTCAAAGTATTCCTCCATTCTACGTATTAAATCTGGATCTATTCAGAGCTTAATGTAGCTAATTCATTTGTTTTTCATTATGGAAGAACTTAATTAGATATTATTATTCCCTCATGCTGACTTGTTTTCCATAAACATACTGTAGTTTTTTACACACTGAGTTCTCTTTTTTGTTTTTCACTTATTAAACCTGAATCTGTTCCGAGCTTAATGTAGCTAATTCATTATGGAAGAACTTAGTTAGATATTGTTATTTCCCTTCATGCTGAGTTGTTTTCCTTAAAGATACTGTAATCTTTTCACTTTGAGttctcctttttgtttttttattcgaCAAATTACTGAACCACGAAGTCGATTTCTACAATCAATTAAAAAATCCGATTATTGTTTGAAAAATTGTTGGTCTCAGTATGACATATGAAAATGATGTTTGAGGACATTGAtttaatcaggagaactagacgaacatataaGATCTCGTTCTATGTCATTCGGAGTTCTCTTGGTCCATCAGCTAGTTTTGGCCAAAACCAACTGATAGAtcttagagagctcggaatgatatggaaggtcctatgtgttcgtctagttcttctaattatattcatgctctcaaacATCATTTCCATATgtcatattgagagcaataaattttttttttaacacgaattgGATTTTTCGGGCATATTCGTGTTTAGAAAATTACTGCTCTCAATATGATGTATCTCAATATGTTTGAGGGAATAAATATTTCTATGTCATTTTGAGCTCTCTAGATTTATCAGCCGGTTTTTGTGTTAAAAAATTTACTATTCTCAATATAGtgtgtcaaattgatgtttgaggacatggatataatcaggagaactaaacAAAACAtggtttcatgtcattctgagttctctaggtccattagccgGTTTTGTCAAGTTCTAAACTGGTTGATAgatctagagagctcggaatgatatgaaacaTGTCCTATGTGTtggtctagttctcttgattatatctatgcccttaaacatcaatttgacaagttatattgagagcagtgattttttcaACTCCTGATCGAGTTAAATTCCACCAATTGATTGGTGGAATGTTACACGACCACATAATCATTCCCAATTGATTGATAGTTTTACTAATCGATTACTACACTTGTAAATCTTTCAATCAATTGGAACAGTAAGAGGGGTAAAATGGATATTGGGTACATGAATTGGTAATTTTGAAACTTGGGTACATGATTTGGGTGGGTTTTTACCTTTTTATACTGCCTTTAGTAATTAGTTTATCAAATCTGAAACTGATGCAACTCTCCATTATTTTGACATAATTGAATGACATATTCAGATTGCTTGATGTCTTTGGAATTAGTGTGTGTTGCCAAAACATGATTGACCACCCAAGATGTACTTATACCGAAGAACAAAGGCTCTTGGAGCTTAATAAAAGTTGGGAGGCTAAGATGTATGCTTTAGTCAATCAAGCCACATTGTCACAGACTATATATATTTGTGATATGCAATACAATATATTTGGCATTGGCTCATTGTTCATTACTTAATTTTGCTGGTACAATAGCTCAAAATTCAAGGTTAAGGAAATGGCATAAAAAAATATTGGAAACATTAATAATGATGAAGGGAAAACTAAAAAATAAGAGGCTGCAGTTGTAAAGTCAGCTGTTTGAGCTTTCTTAGTTTATCCTTTTAGACAATGATAATTTTTGGCCATTATTATGATTTGGTAGACTGTCTTTACTTTTTGACAACTAAATTAGTATGATCGGTTTCAACCCTTGTTTATATATGGAAACTGAAAACTGAGTGATGGAGATACAATTTAATATATTGAAATGGTTCCTTGAAGACACTTTTCAATCATACTTGAGTAGAATTTGTAGATTGGATCAAAGCATTCTGGATGGTTAGTTTTCATGGGCAAGTGAATACCTATCATCTGGTCTACCATTAGATTTGGATATTATTGCTACAGCAATACAATTTTGCACTTTATGTTGGAGATTTGCctttctttagttagttggtagTTGGGAATGTGGCAGGTACGTTATTGTATTTTGTAGTAAGTTCAGCTGTCAAAACTGTGAACTACTTTTTATTAAGGAAGTGATGCTTGTCATTCTCTGGTTAACACTAATGAGAATGAGGGAAACCTTATTCATATAGAGAGCTTATCCCCTACCACAATCCTGAGTTTGCTATTATGGTATCTGAGTTTCATGTGTTTTAGTTATTGAAAGTTAGAAAAACATATACTAGAATTAGGTAGTTTACTGGAACAGCCTTTGCACTTTTTCATTTGCATTTACTTTGTGAACTGGATGTTTCAGTTGGACAATTTTCATTTGTATAACAATGATAAGATGTTGTCAAAATATATATAGTTAGAGAAAAATCAAAAGCTTTGGAATGTTTAGCTGCAACCTTTTCTACTAATATGATGCAAAATAGCAAAAATTGAATTATGAAAATTGCATATTATCAATTTCAATGCAATTTTGGTACTTCAATTTTTGCTATTTTGCATCATATTAGTAGAAAAAGGTTGCATATCATCAATTTCAATGAGTCcacttagtgggataagacttggttgttgtcgtcgtcgtcgtcaATTTCAATGAGCAattcttccttttttcttaatgtcgcttctttttcctttttttaagatTTGACTAGTATGATTGCAATATATTTGACCTTGAATATTCTTTGTAATAATTGTAACTTTTCAGCTCTGTTTCTGGTGTCACGAATGGTCCCAGCAATGCAGAACATTCTGTGTCATCTCAGTTATCTCATTTATCTGGTGTTCATGGCATTCTGTTGGAAGAAGCACGTGATGCTATAAACACTAAGACTGCAAATTCGAGATTACCTCCCAAAGGTGTAAAAGGTGGTTCTGCATCCAGGCAATTAGCACGAGATATAGACCAATTATCTTCAAACAAGCCAGTTGCGGTACCATCTATTGATACACACAGCTCTGCTCAGTCAGGAACTATAAAACAGGTAACCAGGACTCCATGCTCTGATGTTGACACAAGCAATAGTTAGGCTGCAATCGACTTATTAGGATCAAATATTGGTTGAAGTGTGTACTGACATGAGATTTGCTACAGATCAAGTCACACGGATCAGGAACAAATGTATCCTCTGAAAAATTCCAAGTTACATTTTCATCTTTCCCTGCGGCTAATGGCAGTAGACAGTCATCTACTTACAGCAGTCGCTTTCAACATCTGAGTGGTTTTCAGAAAGGTAGACCTGAAAACGTTTTCTTTAGCTGCCTTGTTTATGTAGTCAGTCTGATTGAATGATTCTAGTAAAAACTATTCTGGCATGTGTTTATTATCTGACCCTTGTTTGCTGCATACACTAGAATTTTAGTAGATTAACTCATATATGTAGTCATTCTGACCGTGTGATTCTGGCAAAAACTATTGTACTCCATGTTTATTTTCTGCCCTTTGTTAGCTCCATCACTAGAATTTTTGTAAATTTAACTCTCAAGTATAAGATCTTGCTTCCATGCTTGTTATTGTTGTCACTGGCGGAAATGAAATTATATCAGTTCGAGATTGTCAGCATGTATGAATTGGTGTTGTTTGGTACCAGTCATGAGggggaggaagatgaagaagacaAGGAGGGTAAGGAAGAGCaaggaaaaagaagaggaagaaattgAAGATAAATCGGAGTATGACTTGTTCCTGTTCTTTGCAATCTGCACATCCAAGATTGACTGATTCCAAGAAAAGATTTCTCATTGATCCTTCCAATTTGGGGCTGATTGATGGGATCTTTTACCGAATTTCCAGTGCTCGAacctttcttcatttttttcttgAATTCTATCATGCATTCCAAAAGAAACTGAAAGCCAATGCTTATCATTCTTAATACTAATAGTCATGGGGTCAAGAGGAGAGGACGAGAGGTAGACCCTAAATCTAATTCATACCTTACATCCAACGAGTAGTGAAGTGTGTGGTAAGTTACGGAAGACCACATTAGTGGGTGATGGCCAGAGGTGGTCGGAGAGGACTTTTACGTGCTCTCCAAGGATGATAAGATGAGGCAACAATTGTTTAATCATGGTTGCAACTGCAATTTTACTATTAATCATGGAAACGATGGAAATGTATATCTATAGATCTATATTATGCAATAGTGGAAATATAGATATGTATTATATATCAAAACCACATTGATATAATACAATATGACATGGTTTGAAATTTTGTGTCATATTGGGCGCCACGAGCGAAACATATCATTTTGTCCATTGACTGGCAAGACACCGACATCAGCACATCTTGAGTGAGCCCCCATGGCCGCACATAGGCCTCATGCgaggttgagttttttttttttaattttaattttttattattttttaatggttaattcttttccttttaattcttttttctttttctccatattttattttattttatttcttttatccttaaacacatgattttaattttttttattcttttcctccTTAAATACATAGGAAAAAAATTTCCTCGTTCAATACATAGGAAaaaattccctccttaaattgattaaaataaattaaattaaacctactTATCCTAATCATTATATCTAGATTTTAGTTAATCCTAAATTAATTTGTACTCATTcctaattttttgaaatattagTTTAACCCATGGTTTAAAGTGCTGTGCCAAGATGGTCGAAACGGGTGAAACATCTCGTTCCGCCTGACGATTGACATCGGCACGACCCCGACACCAAACCTACAACAGCTGCGATGTGCTGCGCGAACTCGTGGTCGCAGTGGAGGGGTCGCATAACCCGGCAGCATCACGCATCCCTTGGCTGCTGCAGAGGGGTCACACGACCACCGCGATAGCGCCAAAGTAGTTACGCGATTCCTGTGGCCATGGCTGAGGGGTCGCACAAACCCGTGGCAGCACCGAAGTCGCGCAAGCTCGCGAGTGGTGTCgaattttggatttttttaattaaatttagattaattattttaattaactcttAGCTATGATGGAGACAATCTAAATAGGCTTTattaaattctaataaaattatcttattaattttatttttcatttattttaatttaaaaattataataaattatttatttatttatttatctattttcatatcttttcctttttttaaaagattattttttatattgtttattttttaaatatttatgttaaatattttatttttaattaatatattttatatttaaaaaatactgaaactatatcggcacggcacgatacagtaccgaaaccgtatcgtttcgGTCCAGGATcaaaacctcggcacgggttgaAATTTTAAATCTTGGTTTAACCTAATAGTAAGTATGGATAGTAatcaaatattataataataatttttaattaatatattttatattaaaaagtaCCAAAATTGTATCGGTATGACACCATAGGTTATTGAAACTGTATTGTTTCAATTATAAATTGAAACTTTAATACggcttaaaattttaaaccatgtagTGAAACGGTCAAAGAATGAAACTTCAACACACtttgaaacttttattttttaattttattttcacaaGTCAAGCTTCAAATTCAATCTAATTATTGTCTCGTCCCTCTCATCATTTAAGACAATATCATATGCAACTAACATACACTAAGGAGACTATCTACAATGTAGTTGGTATGGCTTAGAGTTAGTGCTTGATGTAAACATACAatataggaaaattattttttcacatTTCCAATAGCTCTAACACTAATAACAATATTACACTACAAATTTCTTTAGTCacataaattattaaatattccTTTTTTTCTCTAAATCTCATGATAGTAGTTGTGTAGAGTCTACCATAATAGTTGTCTAGACTTTATCATACGTTTTTTATAAATCAATAAAAATATGTCAAGTTCTTTTCATTTCCTGAATATGAGAATTTTAAATTAACTATTTTGTTTCAAATTCTAATAACATCTTTTGAAAATTTGGTATGGATGACCAATGAAATATTTCTTCCCATTTGTTGGGAGTTATGCTTATCCCTGTTTTATCTCAATGTTCACTCAGGAAAATTTTACCCTTTTTTGCTTCAATTATTCCAGTATCTGTTCAGATATTTAGATTCCTTGGAATTTTGTATTGTATACATTTGTACTTACAGTGCTACTCATGCAATAGATTTGACATATGTGAGATGGAGCAATTCTTGGTTCATCTAGTCTGAGCATCATACCCGAATTATCTTTTGCGACACATGACAATTATGGAATTTTATGTTTGAGTTCTAATTTAATACTTAACTTTGCAAAATCTAAAGTAGATTAACTGATTAACTTTCTTCTCAGCATCTCATCCTAACAAAGAGTGGAAACCAAAGTCAGTACTTGTGAACCCTACTAAGGCATCTGAGACAAACAATACACCTGAAGTAACAGTAGTGACTGAAGCTGTTTCCCAGTCATTGCCAGCTTCTCATTCAGTGGATTCAGTAGAAGACACTGTAAATCTAGAAGAGAAGGTAGAGAAACTGAAGCTATCTGACATAAAGCATGTGATTATTCCAGACCATCTCCAGGTTCCAGAGGCACAAAGACATGGTTTGAGTTTTGGAAGTTTTGATGCCAATTTTCAGTTGAATGTGCTTGTTTCCAAGGACCCTTCCAGAGATGATGTCGAGGAACTACACTATGAACCGTATCATGAGATTGATGAAACTATCGAGCACCATTCTTTAAGGTTCTATAAATTAGTTGCACTATTTTGCTAATTTCATCTGCATATGAGTTGTTCTCATTCTTTAAGGTCATATCTCATTTGCTTGTGTTGAATCATGAAATGCTGATTTTGACACTAACACATTTTTTTTAATGTGATAAATTGAACTCATAGAGTTATCAACTAAGCCCATTTAACATGTCATAATTTCCATTCATCATAGGATGAAGCTTTAATACTGAAAATAATACATTATCATTATATCTTTTTGATGGTGATCTTGCAACGGTAGAAGTCATTATGTGTTCCTTGCTTTATCAACTGCTTGACAATAAGGGTTTACAAACAAAACACTTTTGTGATACTTCTGCAATTAAAATATACCTTTTGGCTTGGTTAGGACTTAGGTATATCAATTGCTACTAACTTTGCCTCTCCTGACATTTTTTTGCTTGCTATGATTCAGCAACAATGAAACATCCTCAGATACCAAAGATGATGACTTTCCTGAACACCCTCAATCCTCTGAACATGCCCCTGATAGttatttaatcaaggaaattGTTGTTTCCAATAGTGCATCACTTGCAGCAGAATACAACCAGCCCAACCAAGAAATTAGTTTGGCTCCAGAAGTTCCTCAGAattttgttgttgaatctgcacCATCCTACCCACCTGAAGGACTGGTATTACAGCTTGGGAGCCAACTTGCACCAGTTGAAACCTCAGAACCCCAGGCACTTGATACCTCACATCTCCCAAGTTTACTGGTATGATGACAAACTGCAATCTTTACATTGGTCACTTAAGCTGTATGTTTTGATGGAAGTTGTTTTATTGAACCTTATTCTCTTTTGACAATTGTATGAATATAATCAGTAGCATTGATCATCGAAGGAACTAATTAGGTAGTGGCTAAATCCTTGGTATCTTCAATTTGCAAATGTGAATCTTTGTTAAGACTTGTTTATTTGATAAATTACCAAAACTGGATACTACTTGGCACTGCAACAATGTCGCCTATGTAGTTGTGTGAATAATGTCGATTGGTATCATTTCATGTAACACTCAATAACTTTTGGCATGCTAAAATTGAGATAATATTATGTCAAAGTTGTAGCATTTGGAAAGCAAATGTTAAGATGAACTGTAGTTGTTTTATCTTTTTCCTTTTCATCTCTCTTCTCTTTTCACCTCCAATTTACTATTGGCACCATATATCGGAATATTGTCACGATATCGAAACAATATCATTCTAGCCAAAGACTAAACATTGGCTTGATTTCGAACCTTGGTTTACCCTTTCTTTTCATGAGAATCTATCTTTTGGATACTTTCGTGAATCTCACAACTTTCTTTGCAACAACAGCCAAGAGCAATTGAGTGTTATTTCATTGAGTCATGTTCTTGTTGGCCAACCTAGATTTCATATGATTTCTGTGAATGTGGAGGGTTGCCATCTTATTATTGTCTACTTTAAGTTGGCTCCCTTGCTTTATATGCAATCACCTAGCTGCAAGTTCCTCCATTTGCAACAAAgttcaacaacaataacaaccaaacCTTTTCCCAATAGGTGGGGTCGACTGTATGAATCCTTTACGCCATTGAGTTTTATctcttactatatcatcatctatatttaaataaattttatcttgttttattgttgctaatcaagtcttttttagtctttctctttctcgtttgatatgcatgtttatcatagtttcacattgtctaactggagcatttat includes these proteins:
- the LOC122023410 gene encoding GBF-interacting protein 1-like; protein product: MSGGGARVSIPAGVRRTIQNIKEIAGNHSDEEVYATLKECSMDPNETAQKLLLQDTFHEVKRKRDKRKESAREPAELRWGTGVHRRGGRGGQANYSHSLPNDATAGRNTTLGKENGLNQGANKANTSFSTTPDTGNKSAISLSGSVSGVTNGPSNAEHSVSSQLSHLSGVHGILLEEARDAINTKTANSRLPPKGVKGGSASRQLARDIDQLSSNKPVAVPSIDTHSSAQSGTIKQIKSHGSGTNVSSEKFQVTFSSFPAANGSRQSSTYSSRFQHLSGFQKASHPNKEWKPKSVLVNPTKASETNNTPEVTVVTEAVSQSLPASHSVDSVEDTVNLEEKVEKLKLSDIKHVIIPDHLQVPEAQRHGLSFGSFDANFQLNVLVSKDPSRDDVEELHYEPYHEIDETIEHHSLSNNETSSDTKDDDFPEHPQSSEHAPDSYLIKEIVVSNSASLAAEYNQPNQEISLAPEVPQNFVVESAPSYPPEGLVLQLGSQLAPVETSEPQALDTSHLPSLLVRQSYDPSASYYTSFYRPTPDADGRISPFFASGVSARYNGNVAVLPAHTGQTSPENTNSAVLSTVGSTLGTQAAGTLLGSPASQQPVPLFHQPAGFHISHYPPSYIPYGQIYPPFYASPQVHHFLSGTAFPHQPPTGSMYSNPGAATPAAAVKYSLPQYKPGSNAVNPTIIGLPAVYGTYNSTQPGYNSGHASSTGNSTTNEDRTSSQFKDNGVYNSGQQSEGPSVWIPAIGREISSLQASSFYNIPQGQPMTFPPTQAGPGSFSGVFPPTQTVASSIHPLLQQSRTVAGAAAEILSSPAGVYQQPQRTQINWTNNY